CAAGTCATCTTCACTAGTTGAGCacttgcatcacttgcaaatgggtcATATCTCTACCATGGATTTTATGTCTTGCTCAACCTAGCTTCTTGTGGAGTAAACATCTATTCTCACATGAAATATGAAACCTCATTAATCCACCTAAGTTTGTCACTCAATGACCAAAACCAAACTAGGACTTTCATTACTACATATGGAAACACCAAAAGATCACCCTAGCTTAAGGAGGTAAACATCAGCATAAGATAAGCATCTTATCAGAGTTTCTCTACTTAACTAGGTTAGGGAGGTGCAACCCATAGATTAACAATGGTCTACGGTGACTGTCTTTTTCTTAAAAGGGCAACTGGATTGggtaaaccaaagagatggcattAGACATCGTTTAGCTACAAAGGGAATAAAGATGGATAAGATCTTAATAAAGACCTAATTAGATGTAGAACTTAATGAAGGACATTGTCCACTGGATCAAATTGTCTAAGGTGGTTAGGGATGGCTAGGTGAGGTTAATAGAAATGTTTTCAACTTGGAAGAGCGCCAACCATGTCTCACCCATGATTGAGGATGATAGAATGAGACATTGGTTGCTTGAATCAACACTCCCTCGGCTAACCTAGTTTTACTTATAGGTCTAAATTGCTTCTATATTTTTTGGACTCTAAGCTAAACATCAATTGAATTTGATAGAATAATTGGCTTCGAATCTTCTCAATGATTAGCAAGTGGTTTGGCAAAGGTAGGCTTAGGTTATTACAAAGACCGACAAGATTGTTGTGTTGGCATGTGTGCatatgttgtggcatgtaggtggGGATGGTGTTTGGTACTTGGAAGGAAGACATAGCATAAGTGGATGACTCAATGTGGTAGTCAGTTTTTTTGAGGAATAATTATGAGATGACATCAAGAGAAGAACAACAAAATGGGCATTTGGATTCGATAATGGAGAGTGTCAAGAGGTTGCACTCAACAAGATATAAATGGAAAATGCTCTTAATCGCCCCCCTCTGAGTAAGAGCCAGTGTGAACTAGTGGGTATTTAAAAGGTTTTTATTCCAAATGGCAATTACGGGTAAATGATCGGTTACCATATGGGTAGATACACATTAAATAAGACAGAAAAGGATTAAGACGAGAAATCATGTTTGTGTCGTTTGTGTGGAAATAGAAAATATGTTCAATTCGCTCTGAGTGAAAAGCATATATTACGATTATAGTATATAGGCAAGGAAAAGCATTAGCCAATGGATTTTTAGGAGAGAAACTGCTATCAAGAATGTGTCTCCAATCAAACTCACAATAACGGTCCATTTTACGCAAATATGCACTAGCTGGTATATAATTGCAAACAAACGATGCCATTTTTTGATACGACGTAGCATATGAGCGCACAACTACGTGTCCATATAAGCTTCTCTTATGGTCATGTACAGTGGGCATCTTGAGTTGTGTCTTCAACTATGACTAAGGAGGCAAATGTAAAAAACTCAAGACATGTCTCTTAACGAAGACACGTGGGTAAAGGATATTTTTTCGATAAAAGAAGCTTTATTGATTTTTCAAGTCCATGCATCGAGGTGATATAAAGTCTTGAGAAAGAACACTTCGGCCTCTACATAACGGGATGCACATAGCCTaaaaagaaagagagagaaaaccaCATGGTAGGCCCTCAAGCACTAATGACCATCAATCCTAAGACTAGACTGCCACCTATGTGCTTGGGTAAAAATAATCCTTGGCCAGAGGATAtagttgattggtccattaaactAATTGAATACTTTGTTTGGGTGTAATAAATATAGTAAGACAGATTTTAGACACGTCCACTATATTATATCATGTTTTAGTTGTGTCTTATGTTTGAGTAGTGTCAGAGTTGTTATAAGCCAAACAAGTAACTACattatgtttattcatgatgcCGTCCGGCAAGGCAACGGGCGTATTTTCCCAAGCGATCCACTGTCAGGTATTGAAGCTTGACAATGAAAAAAAAGGATCAAACAAATTTGCCGAAACCATAGACACACCAAAAAAAAAAAGCTAGAAGGAAGACAACCAGTGGCAAGTGGCAACTAACCACCGCATGCAGCGCAGCTTCATGGCCCTATGGGTCCTGGATATGGCGGAAAACAGGTGGAGGCCGTTGCAACTGCACACACATCCAACTCCGGCTCCATGCCGCTCCAACCCAAGCAGCCAGCAGCTGCAGCCTGCCCTCCTCTCCGACTCCAACCCAATCCAATGGCTCTCCGCCCCTGTTGTCTCACCTCACGCGCTCTCTGCCCTGATCTGCCGCCAGGCGCCAGAACGACGCGCTGCTCCGCACCGCGTCAGGTAGAATGGTAGATGGACCATGGACGATATCGCTTGGGAGCGGGGAAGGAACGCAGACGACTCTTCCCGTGCCGTGCTGACGCCACCACGCGGCCCCGGTCTCCTCTCGCCCTCCTCTCCGTCTGGATCTGGTCCTATCCCCTCCGCCGCCGTCCTTGCCCTCCCGGCCTCAGCCACGAGCCAGAGCGCCGGGCTCCTGGCCTCGTCTCGCCTCGCCGGCGACATGGACGGAGGCGGGGAGACGCTGCTGGTGCGGAGGAGCAAGGGCAAGAAGAGACCGCAGCCGGCGGCGCCCGCGGAGGAGGGCTCCGGCAGCGGGGGCAGGTTCCGCGCGATCTGGCGGGACTACCACGACCTGCTGCAGGTGAGTGTCGCTAGTCGATTCTTGCTGCACCCACTGATCTATTTCGCCCTTTCCAGTTTTCGTGCCGTTCACCTGTTTCGACCTGTTCTTGATGGACCGCAAGGGCACTGCCCCCATTTTCATTACGAAATGGTAAAAAGTCTTACAACCCAGAAAGCAAGTTCGACCAGAGATATGAGGCTTAGCATAAACCTGCATACTCAACATGCAACGGATTAACTTAGGTTCAAAATACCAGACGATGATAGGAGTAAGCACACAAAGTACTAGGACCAACTGAATACTGCTCATAATACTCAGACTTGACACCTCGCACTACTTCAAAAACAACCAAGACTTTTAAAACTGAGCTAATTATAAAGCACAGTTTGCACAGGTTCGATCTGATCATCAAAGCCACCGGAGAAACTTCAACTTACATCTTGAAAACGCCAGAATCATCCAAGAACTCCATCCAATAGCATGGTCATGTGTGTGAATAGACTTGAATCTGATATACAAACATTTGATGCAGGAGACTGAGGCAAAGAGGAAGAGGCTGGCAAGCACGAAGCGGAGAAGCCTCGCCTTGCTTGCTGAAGTCAAGTATGACAGTTCTTGGGCTCTTGCTTTACGGCTCCATGTTACTGCTAGTATCATCTTGTTATTGTTATTACTGCTTTTCAGCTTCACTAACTGTGTAGCTGCTTCCTGTCGCAAGGTTCTTGAGAAGGAAGTACCAGTCCTTTCTGAGGGGTGGCTCGCAGCAGACACATTACAGGTTGAAGAAGCAGGCTCGGTACATGCCATCTCCATTGGGAAGCAATAAGGCTGCAGCGTTAGCCGATCATGGTGCAGGGGACCCAAGTGCCTTCTACCAGCAAAAACTCAAAACTTGActtgaatcaagactctgttctgGCAAGTGATGGAGTTCATGAATCGACATAAAATGTACAAGAGAAGTGTTTTTATGGCAATTAAAAGGGTTTTCTTGTCTGCAGAATGATGGCATCCATAAGTCGAAAAGTTTGATCAGGTCTCAAATTATCAGTTTGTAGGGATAAAGGAAACTCTCCTGCAATTGAAGGTAAGAGGACGGTTCCATGGCAAGACCGGCTAGCGTTGAAGGCCGAGGCCCTCAGTTGATTTGGCCAAGAAATAAGCTGCTTCTCTGATAGCTGGCTTTGCAACAGTATCCCTCAGATGCACAGTAATGCTTTGTATAGAACAATAGGACACGATAGTTATATACATGATACATTGCCTAATTGACAAACTCAGATGGTTGCACCATGCTCCTAAGCAAGTTAGACAAATAAACTGTGATTTTATGAATGGTTCTGTCCAGATTTTGGATTGACTGCTTTGAACATGCCAAATGCTTTAGCATGAACAAGGACAAAAAATTTCATAATTGCTTTTTTGGTTATGTTGCAAGTTTTAGGTTGCTCGTCTGGAGGATGTTACGGTGTTGTATTTTTAAAATCGGAGTGCAGCATGGTCCCGTCAATTTGCATGTAGATTCGTCTAATATAGCCCATTTAACAGGTGCGTGAATTTAAATCTGAGGGTTGAATACTATCACGTTTCTTAAACAATGTTTGGTAAGAATTCTTTTTCTACCTTTTTATACAAAAAAAATGTATTTTAACATCTTTCCTTCTCAGCACAGGAACCAAGTTGAAGCTAAAAATACTAGTCTCTGAACTATTTTACCAAACATTTTTTTGAAAAGAGCTTTTATGGAACGATCGTTGAAAGTCTAATTCACTAGCAAAGTTGGTGTGTACTTTAAGTGTGTTGAATTTTAAACATTTAGAGATTAGATGTACATATATTAGCTCCATAGGCACAAAATATTTATGGCttattcggttattttcaatttatatggattggaggggaatGATATAGATTGAGAGAGATTTTAACTTACTATGGATGGAAATCAACTTAATCCTCTCAATTCATATGGATTAAGGTAGAACCGAACATGACCTTATATAGCCTATCCGCACACAAAAACATAATGTAAAAGAGCATCGGTGGCACTCCAGATATACATTCATCCGCACGCCAAAAACATAATGTAAAAGAGCATCGGTGGCACTCCAGCTAGACATTCATATATGCTAGCATTGCGATAAAGTAGCAGTAACATAAATAAATTATACGTAGTAATAAATAAAAAGCTGATTGAAGTCTATTCAAAATTAATGGACGGACGGTAGTGGCATTTCGTCCAACAGGCTGCAGCCTCCCAATACGTTTCTTCTTGCCTGAGTGCATCTTCCCCAGCTTTCAATTTGGCCTACTCCCAATAGAGTAGAGCTTTTATCTTCTTTTGGTGTCGCCTGCCGCTGCAGTGATTCTCAAACTGAAATACAGACTTACATTTGGCCTCACAGATACCGCAACCCCAATCTGTCAGATACTGCTTGCCTTCTACCTGTAGCACCAGAAAATTCAGCTTGTGTCTCTCGCCTCTTAGGTGTTTTGCTAAGGCTGACTGACCAGTGCTCTTGGCTTGGCAGAGGCTGCAATTCCATGATAAAGCAGGGTTGTTGTGTTCACCCTGTGTCACAAGGTTTGGTTGTGAATTCAGCGCCAAGTTCTTGCATTCTTCCAGCAGGGATTGGATCTTTGCTTTGTGTCTTTTGCCTCTGAGGTGGTTCTCCAGGTCTGATTTGCGATAGCAGTTGGATTGGCAGAAGATGCAAACCCAAGCTGCATTGTAACTGTAGGCACTGTTTCTTGATACCAAGGATGCTACATTCGACTGGTGCTTCTGCCCTGCAAAATGCTGTTGTAAGTGGTCCTCGGTGGGTGCTATCACCAGGCAGATTTCACAGCTCCATTTCAATGAAGAAGTTGCCATCGTCTTCATGGGCAACGTAGTCTGTTAATTTAACATTCAGTTCAGTTAAATGTTATGAGCCTTGCTTGTACCGACTGAATCAAGCAGTTCGATTACATAATACACGCCGAAGTGTTGTAAGCAGTTTGATATCGCAACAAATGCAAAAATGTGAAAAAGTAGACAGATATCTTGCTCgcaaaatcttcaagcacacaaaTGTATAAACAAAACAGATTAGTGTTAGTACCAGCCACCGAGTGAAGAACATAGGACAACATGACATAAAAAATACTCCACGTGACACAGACGCATAAAAAACAGAGTCCTAGTACgagatcaaatggaaatcaaaacACCATGTTAAGCTGCTCACCTCATTGGGTTCTTGTAGTTTGCTATCAAGTGCTGCCTTTTGCTGACCTGCAGCGTTACTGGCATCACAAGAAGTTTTCAGACATTCATCTTCCGTGGCAGGCTTCTGGGATTCGAGTTCTACATCCTCGCGCACTTCATCCTTCTCCTTCAGATGATTGGCCACCGGGTGAAAAACATAGAACAGCATAGCGTAAAAAAAATACTCCACATGACAAAGACGCATAAAAACAGAGTCCTAGTACgagatcaaatggaaatcaaaacACCATGTTAAGCTGCTCACCTCATTGGGTTCTTGTAGTTTGCTATCATCAAGTGCTGCCTTTTGCTGACCTGCAGCGTTACCGGCATCACAAGAAGTTTCCAGACATTCATCTTCCGTGGCAGGCTTCTGGGATTCGAGTTCTACACCCTGGCGCACTTCATCCTTCTCCTTCAGATGATTGGCCACCGGGTGAAGAACATAAAACAACATGGCATAAAAAAATAATCCACATGACACAGATGCATAAACAGAATAGAGTCCTAGTACGAAATCAAATGGAAAGGAAAACGCCATGTTAAGCTGCTCACCTCATCGGGTTCTTGTAGTTTGCTCTCATCAAGTGCTGCCTTTTGCTGACCTGCTGCGTTACCGGCATCACAAGAAGTTTCCAGACATTCATCTTCCGTGGCAAGCTTCTGGGATTCGAGTTCTACACCCTCGCGCACTTCATCCTTCTCCAGATAATTGTCCACATCAGCGGCGACAAACACAAAATCATGGTCCTCATCCTCAATACCAAGTGCCTCCCTGCTGTGCGGCATCTCCTCCAGGGAGGAGAAGGGCGCCGCCGAGTTAGCACGATCGACGTCTGTGGAGGAGTGCAGGGCTATATCGCGCTCTATCTTGTCGAGCTCGGCCAGAATAATCTCCTGGCGAAGTCGGTCCTTCTGGAGCAGCGACAGCAGCGCGTCCCTGATCACCAACATCGACGAGTCTTCTGCAAGAGCCTCATGCCCCCGAGGATCGGGGAACCGGCGGTATCGACCGCCTTCGTCGCCGCACGAGGCGGTTTCTCGGTCTCGGCCGGCGATCAACTCGATCGATTTGGCAATGGGGTCCTCTGGAGAGCAATGCGCCATTGCGGCCTCCCTGAACCAGAGCACCAGAGCAAGGAGGCGAGGAGGCACGGCGCACGAGCACGAGCACGATACAAAAGCCGGGCAGGCGGGAACTTAAAAAGGCCGGCGCGGGCGCGTATCCGCCGCCCAAAACACGATTTTCTATTCACTGCATTGATGATTTAGAGTACCAAGATTATACTCTCTCGATCTCATTAtattttttagataatggaaatAATCATCCAGCCTTGGCTTCAAAGAAGCTACAGCCCCTTATTACAAATTTACAATACTCAACACGCCATATTGACCAAGTTAATGCAGAAAACAAAGTTTAGATAAAAGCACCTAACTACAAATCCTATTGGTGAACCTCCATCCATACTTGCTGAAAATCTCCATGACGACAATCTCCATCTTCAGACACGCTGTCTTTATCAACTCTTTATCATCTTCAGCCTTCTGCATTTGACTCCAGAAGCGGAACCAATAGGTTCCCCTGTAAATTACCTGCATAAATGTTTTCATTGGAGATTTatcaaaaaccacatcatttctaCTAAGCCATATTGCCCAACAAATCGCCGATGCACCCACTAGTAGAAGTTGTTTCAATCTACCCCCAATCCCATTAAGCCAGGAACTGAACATATACATTGTGTTATGTGGTGGTTTCAACCCAAAACATATTTCGACTAAACCCCATATAAAACGTGCATTTTTGCACTGAAAAAACAAATGTTGAATTGACTCATTAGCTAGGCACCAAACACAGTGCGTGTTTCCATTCCAATTTCGTTTAGCAAGATTATCTTTAGTTAGAGTTACTCCCTTATACATATACCACATGAAAATCTTAATTTTAAGGGCATCTTAAGCTTCCAAATCATTGTGTTTCTTTCAACCACCCCATTATTAATAACAGCAAGATACATAGAATGAACTGTAAAGATTCTATTAGCTTTCAAATTCCATTTAAATGTATCCTTATTATCATTGAGTTGAATATGCATTATACTCATAACCAGCTCATTCCAATTTCGAAGATCATTATCTTGCAATGACCTTCTAAAAGATACATTTAACGGGACAGAACTGAGAACAGAAGCTACAGTATCATTCTTCTTCCTCACTATATTATATAATGACGGGTATTTTTGCTGAAAAGAAACAGTACCAATCCAAACATCTTCCCAAAACCGGATTTGTTGACCATTGTTTAGTCGAAAGGATCCGAATCTCATGAATTGGTCTTTGACTTTCATAAGTCCTGACCAAAAATGAGAGTCACCTGGCTTCCTTTCAATTATCCCAATTGGGTAATTTTTGCAATACTTATTCCTAAGTATTTGTTGCCATAGCCCTTCCTCATTAATTAATTTCCATAACCATTTGGCTAACAAACATTTATTCTTAATCTCAATGTTTTG
This portion of the Zea mays cultivar B73 chromosome 2, Zm-B73-REFERENCE-NAM-5.0, whole genome shotgun sequence genome encodes:
- the LOC100193168 gene encoding uncharacterized protein isoform X1, which gives rise to MDDIAWERGRNADDSSRAVLTPPRGPGLLSPSSPSGSGPIPSAAVLALPASATSQSAGLLASSRLAGDMDGGGETLLVRRSKGKKRPQPAAPAEEGSGSGGRFRAIWRDYHDLLQETEAKRKRLASTKRRSLALLAEVKFLRRKYQSFLRGGSQQTHYRLKKQARYMPSPLGSNKAAALADHGAGDPSAFYQQKLKT
- the LOC103647434 gene encoding uncharacterized protein: MAHCSPEDPIAKSIELIAGRDRETASCGDEGGRYRRFPDPRGHEALAEDSSMLVIRDALLSLLQKDRLRQEIILAELDKIERDIALHSSTDVDRANSAAPFSSLEEMPHSREALGIEDEDHDFVFVAADVDNYLEKDEVREGVELESQKLATEDECLETSCDAGNAAGQQKAALDESKLQEPDEEKDEVRQGVELESQKPATEDECLETSCDAGNAAGQQKAALDDSKLQEPNEEKDEVREDVELESQKPATEDECLKTSCDASNAAGQQKAALDSKLQEPNETTLPMKTMATSSLKWSCEICLVIAPTEDHLQQHFAGQKHQSNVASLVSRNSAYSYNAAWVCIFCQSNCYRKSDLENHLRGKRHKAKIQSLLEECKNLALNSQPNLVTQGEHNNPALSWNCSLCQAKSTGQSALAKHLRGERHKLNFLVLQVEGKQYLTDWGCGICEAKCKSVFQFENHCSGRRHQKKIKALLYWE